AGGGTTCCAGTGCCTCAAGGGAGGGTTCCTGTGGCGGGTCCTGGAAGAACCCCATGGCCTGCCCCGGGCCATGACCTTCAGCATCCGCCGCCTCCAGCGGGACCATGGCCTTTACGTGGGCACGCACGACGGCCTCTACCGGCAGGGGGCGACCAAGTGGGAGCTGGTCAAAGGTACCGAAGGCTGGGCGATGTTCTCCATTGCCGAGCATCCTGGGGGTGAAATCTGGGTCTGCGGCAATCCTCCCGAGGCAAAGGACCAGGCGGTGCTGCGCATCCCACCGGGCCAGTCGGCGCAGCGGGTGGCCATCCAGGGATTTCCGGAGGGGACCTGGGCCCTGACGCTGCGCTGGTCGGATGCCAGCACCCTCTGGTGCGGAACCATGAAGGGGCTGTTCCGAGTGCACGCCGAGGGTTCACGCTGGGTGGCGGACCGGATCACCCTTCCCGGGCAAAGCCCCACCTTGCCCACGGGTGACCTTTTGCGCACCGAAGATGGGCTGCTCTGGGCGGCCACAGAGCACGGCCTGTTCAGATTCAATGGCACTGCCTGGGCTGCCATCGGGAAGGCGGAAGGCCTGCTGGCCGACGACGTGGCGGGGATCTTCCTGGGCCCCCAGGGGGCGCTTTGGGTCTGCCATGGGGCGGCCATCACCTGCCTGAAGCGGAGTGGGCAAAGCTGGGTGGTCGCCGAACGGATGGAGAAGGATCACCCCCTGGCCAGCCTGGGGATCTCCGAAGGCTGGACGGATCCCAAGGGACTCATGTGGCTGCTCAACGGCCACGAAGTCATCCGCTGGGATGGTCGCAAAGCAGAGCGCCACACCCGGGCCTTCGGCCTGCCCGTCGACACCGTGAGTGGCATCTGGGGTGAACCGGATGGCCGCCTGTGGGTCGGTTCCATTTCCGGGCTCATCTCCTTCGATCCGCGCTTCTACCGCCCGATTCCCGATCCCCCCGCGATTGTGCTGGGGCCGGCCTTGGATGGGGATGGCGCGGCCTTCAAACCCGGGGACCAGGTGCCCTATCGAAAGCCTGGCGTCTCCTTCAACCTCCAGCTGCCCCTCGTGGAAGGTGTGGAAGACCTTGACCTGCAGACCCGCCTGGTGGGGCTGGATGAGGCATGGCGGCGCCTGGAGGGGAACGAACTGCGCTTCCCGGGGCTGCCTGCAGGGAAGTACGTGCTGGAAGCCCGTGCGGCGCGCCGAGATGGCCAGATGGGCCCCACGCGGTCCGTGCCCTTCACGGTGCTGCCGCCTTGGTACCAGCGTCCTCTGGCCAAGGTCGTCTGGGGGTTGCTGGCGGCGGGCCTCCTCCTGCTGGCGTTCCGTTGGCGCCTCCAATCGCTGATGAGGGAAAAAGTCCGGCTGGCCCGCTTGGTGGAGGAGCGCACCGTGGATCTCCTGAACGCCAACGATTCCTTGGCAGGGGCTCTCCGGGATGTGAAAACCCTCAAGGGGCTGGTGCCCATCTGTTCCTACTGCAAAAAAATCCGGGATGATGCCGGGTTCTGGACCCAGCTGGAACAGGTGCTGGCCACCCGCACCGAGGCGCAGCTGTCCCACGGCATCTGTCCGGACTGCGCCACCCACGTGATGGAAGAGTTCAAATCGGAACAGCAGAATGGAAGCCCCGCCTGAAGGGGCAGGCTGGCCGCAGGATTTGAGGGGTGGGCTTCCGGGGCCGATCCATCCGGATGAGGCCGTTCCTGCGGAACCCCATGCTCACCGGTATTGCGTGTCGAATCCTGCTCGGGATGATTCTGGCCACCGCCGGAATGGGCCTAACCGCGCAAGGAACCGGCCGCCTCACCTTCCGCACCTTTGGCACCGAGGAAGGTCTGAACAGCCTGACGGTCACCGCCCTGGTGCAGGATCGGCAAGGCGTCGTCTGGGCCGGCACTGAGGCGGGTCTGCATCGGTTCACCGGCCGGGGTTTCGAGGTGGATCCGCTGCCGCTCCCCCATCATCGCATCCAGAATCTGCTGGCGGCGCCGGATGGCAGCCTGTGGATCAGCACCATGAAGGGGTTGTCCCGCTGGGTGGATGGGCATGTGGAAAGGGTGGCACCCGAGCAGGGGCTGCCCCAGGGCAATACCTGGGATCTGGGCCTGGATGCCAGGGACCGTCTGTGGGTGCTGACTCAAAAGGGCCCTTACGTCCAACAGGCCGATGGCCAGTTCCAGCTGGCGCCCGGCTGGCCCGAGGGCAGCCATGCCTGGGGCCTATTCGTGCGT
This sequence is a window from Geothrix sp. PMB-07. Protein-coding genes within it:
- a CDS encoding triple tyrosine motif-containing protein, which translates into the protein MWQRLRQLLCSVAQVALLALMLLLAGGLSAADSPGKFDFHTFPPAAGQTLGVASRPISDGEGGFWFLNQSAIWRFDARGYRALGKAEGFPEAPVDQAHPEPSSGMWFHAGKAWYHLDQTGLRPVPTIPEPDDGETRHFFAVRNEGFAVVEKGRVFIYSSSQKAPLDLPAPAPGRWTRGWRDPQTNHRLLVGDAGLATWVASSWRVQSLKGLLAGRPADVVRDHRGVVWIRSDRDLIQAGPAPKRFAKQLGFTRNSFVSLELDGFGRVWTNGPEGLACIDGEEVSRLGVQEGLYGYQGYWPIAFDRQGSLWTISAGGFQCLKGGFLWRVLEEPHGLPRAMTFSIRRLQRDHGLYVGTHDGLYRQGATKWELVKGTEGWAMFSIAEHPGGEIWVCGNPPEAKDQAVLRIPPGQSAQRVAIQGFPEGTWALTLRWSDASTLWCGTMKGLFRVHAEGSRWVADRITLPGQSPTLPTGDLLRTEDGLLWAATEHGLFRFNGTAWAAIGKAEGLLADDVAGIFLGPQGALWVCHGAAITCLKRSGQSWVVAERMEKDHPLASLGISEGWTDPKGLMWLLNGHEVIRWDGRKAERHTRAFGLPVDTVSGIWGEPDGRLWVGSISGLISFDPRFYRPIPDPPAIVLGPALDGDGAAFKPGDQVPYRKPGVSFNLQLPLVEGVEDLDLQTRLVGLDEAWRRLEGNELRFPGLPAGKYVLEARAARRDGQMGPTRSVPFTVLPPWYQRPLAKVVWGLLAAGLLLLAFRWRLQSLMREKVRLARLVEERTVDLLNANDSLAGALRDVKTLKGLVPICSYCKKIRDDAGFWTQLEQVLATRTEAQLSHGICPDCATHVMEEFKSEQQNGSPA